The proteins below come from a single Plasmodium sp. gorilla clade G2 genome assembly, chromosome: 13 genomic window:
- a CDS encoding calcium-dependent protein kinase 5 encodes MKETDVEEVQMCRKDGKIKKKEKIVNIKNEEVKSTTKSTLADSDEDYSIITLCTKCLSKKLEDNKNRIILDSKAFKDNRLKGRCSVSSNEDPLSNQLNLSPYFDRSQIIQEIILMNNNELSDVYEIDRYKLGKGSYGSVVKAVSKRTGQQRAIKIIEKKKIHNIERLKREILIMKQMDHPNIIKLYEVYEDNEKLYLVLELCDGGELFDKIVKYGSFSEYEAYKIMKQIFSALYYCHSKNIMHRDLKPENILYVDNTEDSPIQIIDWGFASKCMNNHNLKSVVGTPYYIAPEILRGKYDKRCDIWSSGVIMYILLCGYPPFNGKNNDEILKKVKKGEFVFDSNYWSRVSDDAKDLICQCLNYNYKERIDVEQVLNHRWFKKFKSNNLIINKSLNKTLIEKFKEFHKLCKIKKLAVTCIAYQLNEKDIGKLKKTFEAFDNNGDGVLTISEIFQCLKVNDNELDRELFFLLKQLDTDGNGLIDYTEFLAACLDHSIFQQDVICRNAFNVFDLDGDGVITKDELFKILSFSAVQVSFSKEIIENLIKEVDSNNDGFIDYDEFYKMMTGVKE; translated from the coding sequence atgaaGGAGACAGATGTGGAAGAAGTCCAAATGTGTAGAAAAGatggaaaaattaaaaagaaggaaaaaatagtaaatataaaaaatgaagaagtaAAGAGCACAACAAAAAGTACGTTAGCTGATAGTGATGAAGATTATTCTATTATAACACTATGCACTAAATGTTTATCTAAAAAACTTGAAGATAATAAGAATAGAATAATTCTTGATAGTAAAGCTTTTAAAGATAATAGATTAAAAGGTAGATGTAGTGTTAGTTCAAATGAAGATCCTTTATCAAACCAATTAAATTTATCACCATATTTTGATAGATCACAAATAATTcaagaaataatattaatgaataataatgaattaaGTGATGTATATGAAATAGATAGATATAAATTAGGAAAAGGTTCTTATGGAAGTGTTGTTAAAGCTGTAAGTAAACGAACAGGTCAACAAAGAGctattaaaattattgaaaaaaagaaaattcataatattgaaagattaaaaagagaaatattaattatgaaACAAATGGATCAtcctaatattattaaattatatgaagtATATGAAGATAATGAGAAATTATATTTAGTATTAGAATTATGTGATGGTGGAGAATTATTCGATAAAATTGTGAAATATGGTAGCTTCTCAGAATATGAAgcatataaaattatgaaacaaatattttcagctttatattattgtcacagtaaaaatattatgcatAGAGATCTAAAAccagaaaatattttatatgtagatAATACTGAAGATTCTCCTATACAAATTATAGATTGGGGTTTCGCTAGTAAATGTATGAATaatcataatttaaaatCTGTTGTAGGTACACCATATTATATTGCTCCAGAAATATTAAGAggtaaatatgataaaagatGTGATATATGGAGTAGTGGtgttattatgtatattttattatgtggATACCCACCATTTAatggaaaaaataatgatgaaatattaaaaaaagttaaaaaaGGAGAATTCGTTTTTGATTCAAATTATTGGTCAAGAGTTAGTGATGATGCTAAAGATCTTATATGTCAatgtttaaattataattataaagaaaGAATTGATGTTGAACAAGTTCTAAATCATAGATGGttcaaaaaatttaaatcaaataatcttattattaataaatcattaaataaaacattaatagaaaaatttaaagaattccataaattatgtaaaataaaaaagctAGCTGTTACATGCATAGCATAtcaattaaatgaaaaagatataggaaaattaaaaaaaacatttgaAGCATTTGATAATAATGGAGATGGTGTATTAACAATATCAGAAATATTTCAATGCTTAAAAGTAAATGATAATGAACTTGATAGagaattattctttttattaaaacaacTCGATACAGATGGAAATGGACTAATTGATTATACAGAATTTTTAGCTGCTTGTTTAGATCATAGTATATTCCAACAAGATGTTATTTGTAGAAACGCTTTCAATGTTTTTGATCTAGATGGTGATGGTGTTATAACAAAGgatgaattatttaaaatactATCCTTTAGTGCTGTACAAGTATCATTTAGTAAAGAAATTATTGAAAATCTTATCAAAGAGGTCGATTCTAATAATGATGGATTTATAGATTATGATGAATTTTATAAGATGATGACCGGCGTAAaagaatga
- a CDS encoding 26S proteasome regulatory subunit RPN3, putative, translating to MKDKHKKVEYAEKDIEIKEIEKDDGDNKVFVNNLLTSVNYINNAIVHKDNRHMLRMLKYIKNIRLSIKNDKNVSMAIIIYLIKKIFKENYPIYNILNKYMNIFGDGLHKDIIDFYNINEKTYMNCIPELEVFFYLLILLYLLDEKCYDEGMELSTIIINRINKINRRSLDYINAKVYFYYSWIHELGGKLSHVRQQLLFIYRNACLHRDIMTQTVVVNLILRDYIKHNLYDLAVRFISKTSFPENLSSNAQYARYLYYIGKILAVQLDYSEAHRKITQALRKAPQHTESAKGFKLAATKMEIVVELLMGDIPDRSIFSNKIMYKKLIPYKHVVSAVRNGDINKFAQVMNNYKDLFIHDGVYLLIKRIHHNVIKTALRIINLSYSRISINDIGKKIGIESSLDVVGITAKAIHDGVIEGTIDYENQYVESKSNSDIYITGDPMKTFHKRIAFCLQLYSDAIKAMQYPDENEKKENEEAKERKMRQQEELAQAEEGDLGDDNDLL from the exons atgaaagataaacataaaaaagtAGAATATGCCGAGAAGGATattgaaataaaagaaattgaaAAAGATGATGGAGATAATAAAGTATTTGTAAACAATTTGTTGACGAGcgtaaattatattaacaatGCTATAGTACATAAAGATAATAGGCATATGTTACGTAtgttgaaatatataaaaaacattCGATTAAGTATTAAGAATGATAAGAATGTATCGATGgctataattatatatttaataaaaaaaatctttaaagaaaattatcctatatataatatattaaataaatatatgaatatatttggAGATGGTTTACATAAAGATATTAtagatttttataatataaatgaaaaaacatatatgaaTTGTATACCAGAATTagaagtttttttttatttattaatattattatatttacttgATGAAAAATGTTATGATGAAGGTATGGAATTATCaaccataataataaatagaataaataaaataaatagaagATCATTAGATTATATTAATGCtaaagtatatttttattattcttggATACATGAATTAGGAGGAAAATTATCACATGTTCGTCAgcaattattatttatatatagaaatgcATGTTTACATAGGGATATTATGACACAAACAGTTGTagtaaatttaatattaagagattatattaaacataatttatatgatctAGCTGTCAGATTTATAAGTAAAACATCCTTTCCAGAAAATTTATCATCAAATGCACAGTATGCtagatatttatattatataggtAAAATATTAGCTGTACAATTAGATTATAGTGAAGCACACAGAAAAATTACACAAGCATTAAGAAAAGCTCCACAACATACTGAAAGTGCAAAAGGATTCAAACTTGCAGCTACCAAAATGGAAATCGTTGTTGAATTATTAATGGGAGATATACCTGACCGTTCCATATTTAGTAATAAAATcatgtataaaaaattaattccATACAAACATGTTGTATCAGCGGTGAGAAATGGAGATATCAACAAATTTGCTCAAGTTATGAATAATTACAAAGACTTATTTATTCATGATGGTGTCTACTTATTAATTAAGAGAATTCACCACAATGTTATCAAAACGGCCTTAAGAATAATCAACCTTTCTTATTCAAGAATTTCCATC aacGATATTGGCAAAAAGATCGGAATTGAGTCCTCCCTCGATGTAGTAGGAATAACTGCAAAAGCTATTCACGATGGTGTGATTGAAGGTACTATTGATTATGAAAATCAATATGTGGAGTCCAAATCCAAtagtgatatatatataacaggAGACCCTATGAAAACATTTCACAAGAGAATAGCATTTTGTTTACAGTTATATTCTGATGCTATAAAGGCAATGCAATATCcagatgaaaatgaaaaaaaagaaaatgaggAAGCAAAAGAGAGAAAAATGAGACAACAAGAGGAATTAGCTCAAGCCGAGGAAGGAGATTTAGGCGATGATAATGATTTGTTATAA
- a CDS encoding 60S ribosomal protein L6-2, putative: MTNTTSNELKHYNVKGKKKVLVPVNAKKTINKKYFGRKVASKKKYVVQRKLRKSIEVGKVAIILTGKHMGKRCIITKILNSGLLAVIGPYEVNGVPLKRVDSRYLVVTSTNIFNFENIANLKDTFLNHAQDIDDDSFIKTLEIKKKQKKLLKNKNEALFMNNVIDKIKQIRKEDPKVKKLESIQKDIGNLLKPEILKNKVFAHYLKSKFTLRNDMVLHKMKF; this comes from the coding sequence ATGACAAATACAACAAGCAACGAATTAAAACACTATAATGTTaaaggaaagaaaaaagTATTAGTACCAGTTAATGCAAAGAAAACAATTAATAAGAAATACTTTGGAAGGAAGGTTgcctcaaaaaaaaaatatgttgttCAAAGAAAATTAAGAAAATCTATAGAAGTAGGTAAAGTAGCTATTATATTAACAGGTAAACATATGGGTAAGAGATGTATCATaacaaaaattttaaattcaGGATTATTAGCTGTAATAGGTCCATATGAAGTTAATGGTGTTCCTTTAAAAAGAGTTGATTCAAGATATTTAGTTGTTACATCtactaatatttttaattttgaaaatattgcTAACCTAAAAGATACCTTCCTTAACCATGCTCAAGATATCGATGATGattcttttattaaaacattagaaatcaaaaaaaaacaaaagaaactcttaaaaaataaaaatgaagccCTATTTATGAATAATGTTATTGACAAAATTAAACAAATCAGAAAAGAAGATCCAAAAGTTAAGAAATTAGAAAGTATACAAAAAGATATTGGAAACTTATTAAAACCAGAAattctaaaaaataaagtattTGCTCATTACTTAAAATCGAAATTTACCTTAAGAAATGATATGGTATTACACAAAATGAagttttaa
- a CDS encoding elongation factor 1-gamma, putative, whose translation MDFKLLGPKNDMKTLKVQTVASFCNVKLNIPNFEIGKDDKTVEFLNQSPLGRLPVLVTCHGSIFESNSICKYLCSIHREGDYLGKGSFEEAQVNMWVDFNTYELEIPLCCYINNKSCEKFLKHIEDTLNCYNNHLLYNQYMVGNSISLIDIFISVLLYFSINSGTLDESVVSKYKNLYRLYDTICNQKQFKYVFASDQNKKKNTSEKTNKQEKPSTSGKKKQANNKKDNNNDDDAQNNNNEHAELLSDDLTEKKQPKKTNPLDLLPPSNFSLDEWKYKFSNEKDLLNNAMPHFWNTYDPNGFSLYYMKYDKLEDECQISFVACNMAGGFLQRLENNFSKYSFAVVTVLGENKSYDIEGVWLFRGTDIPFEMKDHPSFEYHIFKKLDVNNVQDKKIVEDYWCSKETVDNRPLVDRKVWK comes from the exons ATGGATTTt AAATTACTTGGTCCCAAAAATGATATGAAAACCTTGAAGGTTCAAACAGTTGCTTCTTTTTGCAATGTGAAATTAAATATTCCCAATTTTGAAATTGGTAAGGATGATAAGACAGTCGAGTTTTTAAATCAATCACCATTAGGTAGATTACCTGTATTAGTTACTTGTCATGGTTCTATTTTTGAGAGTAATTCTATTTGTAAATATCTTTGTAGTATTCATAGAGAAGGAGATTATTTAGGGAAGGGTTCATTTGAAGAAGCTCAAGTAAATATGTGGGTAGATTTTAATACATACGAATTAGAAATTCCTCTATGttgttatattaataataaatcttgtgagaaatttttaaaacatatagaAGATACTTTaaattgttataataatcatttattatataatcaatATATGGTTGGAAATAGTATAAGTCTTATAGATATCTTTATATctgttcttttatatttttctataaattCTGGTACGTTGGATGAATCTGTAGtttctaaatataaaaacttaTATAGATTATATGATACTATATGTAATCAAAAACAatttaaatatgtttttgcttctgatcaaaataaaaaaaaaaacacatctGAAAAAACTAACAAACAAGAGAAGCCTTCAACCagtggaaaaaaaaaacaagcaAACAATaagaaagataataataatgatgatgatgctcaaaataataataatgaacatGCTGAACTATTAAGTGATGATTtaacagaaaaaaaacaacccAAAAAAACAAATCCATTAGATTTATTACCACCATCAAATTTCTCACTTGATGaatggaaatataaatttagtaatgaaaaagatttattaaataatgctATGCCACACTTCTGGAATACATATGATCCAAATGGATTCTCTTTATATTACATGAAATATGATAAGTTAGAAGATGAATGTCAAATATCTTTTGTTGCATGTAATATGGCAGGTGGGTTCTTACAAAGACTTGAAAATAACTTCtcaaaatattcatttgCCGTTGTCACTGTATTAGGagaaaataaatcatatgaCATCGAAGGTGTCTGGTTGTTTAGAGGTACAGATATACCATTCGAAATGAAAGACCACCCTTCATTTGAATAtcacatttttaaaaaattagatGTTAATAATGTACAAGACAAAAAAATTGTAGAAGATTACTGGTGCTCGAAAGAAACTGTTGATAACAGACCTCTTGTTGACAGAAAGGTGTggaaataa